aggttttctgtcgccaccgcaacaacaacacagcagctgaaaaacagctctaaaaacgaacaaactgtaaaaagcactgcttttggttgtcggtttggaaaaagtgaaggagattgccaaggaaatcgaaaattgcGAGCCGACCCAactgcgccttaaagatgtgaaaatatcattgtataatattgttattattatcgttTTGATCATACGCGGTTTTGACCGAACacacaatgtcacttgcaggttcgagtaaattaatttttgcaattgatgcgcgcgctttgcttctgcataattatgataagctatcccatatttttccatgtatattataaatacataatcacatgatttttctcgtgaaatttagaataaataagcacttgttaatttttttcaaagactacaaattgctcTCGCCCTATGGGCTCGTGAAATTTaattagtctttgaaaaaatttactcgtgcttatttattccgaattgcactcgaaatcatgtgcTTACCTATACTAATTAATTGATGACTATCTCTTATTCCATCTGTAGAAGGGTGTCCGTAAGGTATATTATCTGTCATCAAAAGATAAATACCAAAAGGAGTCAACTCCCATCCTTGAGGCAGCCAAAGTCGAGGTCGTGTAAGTAATAACTCTGTTTAGACTAAAATCAATTCAATCAAAGTTCGAAAGAATATGCACGcgaaagaataaaaacaatgataagTAACTAAATAACTGGGAATTTAGCAATCGGGAATTACActaggtggctcttcttgttcGCTGTTTCCAGATCGATTTGGAATTTGGAATGTTAGTTTGTGTGGAGGAAAGGAGAACCGAAGGACCCGGAGAAAAACCCTTCGGAGCAAGGACAAAACCCAACAACAAACTCGACCCACGTGTGACGCCAGCTCCGGGAATTGAACCCGGGCCACAGTGGCGCTCTCACCACTATGCCATCCCTGTTACCACACGGATCTATCATTCCAAATTGAAATAAGTCGGTTTGATAATTTCCAATTCTGTGCCACAATGCACTGATCTTTTCATCACAGTTGATGATAAGTACGAGGACTGACCTATTAATTAGGcgcgaaaggaaaaaaattatcataaataAGAGAGGACACTATATCCTCTCTTGACATaattatgttaaaaataaatagcTTTCTGAACATGTTATGTTAAAAGATCTACAATGATTGTGCGAAAAGTTATAAGcttaagcaaaaatttttgttttttattttcatttttgtataccgtatttcctcgagTGAGCACACCTAATAAGCGCCCCCCCCCCGATTACGTGCCCACCCCTAGGCAGCCAGGCCATAATATCAAACAagttcccccctcccctctcgaATAGTTGCTCCGCCTCCTCCTTTACTTTCTTATGTATAAGGAATAtaaggaaaacatgtttttattgCCAcattatttacaactttttaagcttcaactagaGCGGAACCAGTACAAGagaataattgttttttcgTTTCCGTTATTTCCAGCTCTATGTGCTCGcagagtttttcttttgaattgttGTCCTATCGCTATGCTAACCTTATAGGTTTCCCCCTCGATTAAACGCtctccttccaataagcgcctccccctttttttcccttcattttACTAACTGCCTCTGCAGCTTTTTGCCCATATTTGCATCCACCTTTTAGTCAATTAAGAGCAGGATCTCATTACGCTACTTTAGGCCTATAAAGCGAGGTGAGGATTCAACGCTGAAAGACTTCGAGGAAGACCTGATCCACAAGGTTAGATTCGTACTGGGACAAAACACGACACCGGGTGAACCAAAAGGTGTCTATAAAGCCCTATGGGATAGCACGGAAGAACTAAGAAGGAACGATATAAAAAGTCCATGGCAGAGAGAGTTAATGGACAAGGTCAGTAATTCTTACGTCAGGGGGAGGAAGCGTATAAACTTTATCTCAGTTTTCTCTGCATCTCTACGgccaaatttttaatttgaaacaaggaaatgtgtctGTTTTGTCAGTTGGTGAAACCTCATTAACCCTGTTATAACCAAACAGAGAATCTTTGTTGCGCAGTAACGCAACAAAAAGTATTCATACTCTCAGTTGAATACCTCAAACCGTTTGATTCTAGATCCTACTGGACAAATGGATAGACTTTTTCCAGTTCTTAGCCCTCATTGCCAGCACAAGAGCCTTGAAAAACCATCAAGGAGCAATCTTGATAGATTTTGAAACCTTAAAGGTATGTATTGGCAAATTTCAGAGTAGCCCACTTTATGTCATCGATACATAAAGGATCCTAGAGCCATTTAGGACAAATCTGAACAAAAACGTAACAATTATTTAAGTGAAACACTGGAAAATACGACTCACATTTAAATCATGGCTACCATATCCAACGGATTATAAACCAACTCATattaaatagaaataataaagatatttttcaaagtaatgaaatttaTAGAAACGAAACAAAGCCCAAAGCATAATTGCGTGGTCCAATTCTCCtaatagtaatttttttattcaaacatgTTGTAATAATAAGATATTTCCTGAACTAGAAGAGCTGGTATAGTTGCATCTCTGAAGCCTGGTCGAGAGCCTTTCAATTTGAACATGATTTTGCATTTAGGAATCTTGTCGGCTTCTTAGGAAAATCTGGGATGCTGTGTTCTGGATTGGGttaattacatgtatttaaGATAAAGTTTGCCTATCAGCATCCACGTTACATATGAAACTTatctttctttttaactttcagACATTGGCGTTATCGTACAACGGATATCCGAGAGGTGTCAGCAATGATGAAGCTGATGACTCGATGCAAGTGTCTGCGTTAACTAACGCAGTTTGTCTTCGATTCAGCGAAGGACGCAATTTTATCGCATTTTCAACTCACTTCCCAAAGCTTCATGAAGTGAAAAATCTTGCACAGGTGAGAATCGCGCAATGAAGGCTAAAGTTATTGAAGTTACTCCGTTAAGCTATGAAAGCATTTCTTAAATGGTACGATATTTTGTAAGATAACTGTATTGTGTAATACCCTTAAATTGACACGTCCCAAATAGCTCCATCTGTGGTCAATTTCGTTTCAATCACCCTAAGGTAAGCCACCGACCCATTTGATGAAGCTTGAACCCAATCAACTCCGCAGCCATCCACCCCAAGTCTCTTCAGATTATCTCTCTTCATCTTTCTCCATTTGTTTCCGAAGGCCTGAAAACCCATGATCATTCAAATGTGCATCCTCATTTGGGCAGTGACATTATTCAAGCTCCAACATATTTGGCTAAGCTTCGACCATTTCTTTGCTACTTTTGCATACAGGCCAAAATAAAGAGGTTGTACTTTATATGGCCCATGGCTTTTGAAGGAGATGACGAAAAGGCGCTGCAAATTATGAAAGACGCTGGAATGGAAGTTGTGTAAGTAAAATACTTGCCATTTAATAATCAAATACGAGTTCGTTGATTGAATATGAATCTTTACTGGCTCTGATAAATAACTTgaattatgaaaatgaaataactcACTTTTCTACATTTACAGGCCAATGGATGTTCCTGATTTGACCAAACTAGAAAAGGCCATAAAAGAAACCATTGGAGGCCTAAAGAAGGCGGAGGGAAGGAACGAGCTTCCCTTCAGTGATTGGCTAAAAAGCACTTGGACTGAGTACGACTTACAGCCAGAACGTGTCGGACAAGTTGAGCAAGTTGGGCAAGTTTGGGCATGCCATTTACTGTGATCCTTGTCGCAGCCGCCATAAACTTAGTTCATGACAAGACTCAGGAGAAAATTATATGTTATGAATAATTATTgtaaacgtcatctagaaattcCGAGAATGCTAagtcatgctgacttgcataccgtaaaactttctagaacatttcatcaagtcacgcatttattatgtaatactactaaaatagttcttgtGTAAGCgtctggaatgttccagaacactttgtgaagaTATATAAAGACTCACCTATGTAGTAGTAGTGGTTGTTGTGTCGGAGTGACGGCTGTTTTGAAAGCCATGccgagagagagttactgcggaagattgctcatttcaaggaactttggagacagcagtgagattgtgtcagtggtgagccaggatatagactgtggtgggtttaattaagtttattaattttattttccaagcCTATTTCCTTGCAATAATGAATTCGGAATGCATCAATGCAAGGAAATAGAGGCTGAACTGTGACCgccaagaaaataatttttttgaacttTGAACCAGCTAGAAAATAGTCGGGAAAGAGTAAAGTTATCGCTTCTTCGGTTCAAATATGGTGTTACTTACAGAACTTTATGTGCTGTCTTGTTAGGGACGAAAACTTGTTCGGGAAAAACCCATCGCAGCAAGGagaaaaccaacaacaaactgaaTCCACATGTAACGCCAGGTCCGGGCCAAAGTAGCACTCTCGCCACCACTATCTATCATTCCAAATTGAAATATGTCGGTTTGATAATTTCCAATTCTGTGCCACAATGCACCGATCTTTTCGTCATCAGTTTtgcgagaaaagaaaaaaattaatataaacaAGAGAGGAGACCATATCCtgtcttgaaataaattatgtttggaaataaatcaaatccaaatcacagttttaaaaaaagcaaacaaaaaattgcacGGTCTGCATAGCCTACACGGTCTTTACTCTACGTTTTATCATGACTGTAACAAATTTTGTAACCACTCGTATGATTccagaccgaattggactccactcggtcctatttCCATTACCTATAGGGGTAGAGAGAATGAGGAAAATTTTCTAAAAGTTGctgcaataaaaaaatggtGGATTAATGTTGCTTTCAGCCTCATAGGCcaaaaaatcgtttttcttttatttgactaaatTAAAACCAGAAATTTTACTTAACGTTTCcgaaataaatttaaatctctGAAAGCTTTCGAGTTAtgtagaaaaacgtattttcaaataaaagttttcattttattttcatattttgtttgcatcACGCACTCTTTGCAAATGGGGAAGTCTTTGCTCATGGAAAATCAAAAGCAGGAAAAGGTCCTTgggtaaagaaaaaataaacctaaagaagaaaaaatgattaCCATTCTgttaagagaagaaaaaactccTGAGTGAAAGCGATTAGTACTCCGACGTTAGGTCGTCTCAGCTTCCTGTATCGAACCTTTGGTGTCTGTGAGATTGCCTCCAAGTCCTTCTTAGATTGAGCTTCAAAACAGCTGACAGCAGGTGATGGTCGCGGCCGCACCTCGTCAAACACGTATATCTTGTAGTGAGCGCCTGCAGGTCCCGTTAATCATGATGTGGTCAATCTGGTGGCTGGTCTTGCCTTTTGCGGAATGCCATGTCAATTTGTGGATCTCCTTGTTCGGGAAAATAGAAGTAATTCTTTAAAATAGGGTCAACACGAGTATTACATGGCTTTTGAGAAACACCTAACTTATCTTCAAATCTCTTttatctccttttttctttttgttgatttttttctttttcggaggTACAACAAGACAATTAAAGACATCTAAGATTATTGCGTGAGTCGAAGCTAATGAAACACGTTGATCAAGGCACACGATATTCAAAGAATAAAACAAGCCTGCAATACTTTCGGGATTTGCAGCGAAgtcaaacacaacaaaaaagcAAGCAGAAcgaaaatcattaaaatattttagaaatgtAACTTGCAGCATAAGAAAAACCAAGTGTGTTGTCCTCAAGTCATATGCAATGTTTGCAccttttttaacctttaaaatATATATCCTAAAATACATCCTTTTTTATTTAGCTGAGGTACGTTTCTCGTGTTTTCTTATCAGAATAAAATACTGTTCTATCTTTTTCCTTAGCTACAttataaacttttttgttttttttaccctgAACACTATTTCCCAGTTAAATTTTTACTTGCATTTGATAGTACTTGCTTTTGATGAACCCCCTGATAATGACATCCGACAAGACGCTTCACTTACCAGTCACTTCTACCTCTTGTGCTATTGCAGTATACCTTGCGAAATGAACTCTTCTACCAAATCAACCGTTTTTTAGTTTCATCTATAATATACACAAAAAGTCCCAACTAAACGATTATGTTACTCACCCTTTATTAACGCAAAAAAGAAAGGACGTAATTTAACTTATAGAAGTAACGATCTTTTGCTTGAGCAAAACCTGTCAGTTTTGCAACCACAGAGAACCAAAAAGCACACTAAGACAGCTGCTTATGATAAGGCAGACTGAAAGTGTAAAAAAACACACATTAGTTATCATGTTTTTCAGAATTTCAAACAGCTTGTGTTCTCGCCTTTTAACAATTGACATGAACCCTGCCTTTTTGGCCTCAATTTGGTGCGTTTAAGaaacattgaaagaaatgaGGAAGTAAACACGAAAATGATAGAAAAGTCCATAAATTTGCCTTTTATTGAGACAATGTCGGCCTTCTCTTTTGCAGCCGTTCTTTGGGATGTCTCGCTACGCTCTGTTAGAAACAATTCCGATTGCAGGATCCGCCATCATGCACTTTTGAAAAACCTTTTCATCATATAAACCACGgcgttatacaaggatttccagccctaaGAAAAGCCATAACAAAACAAGTGAAAATATAAGATATTTTTCACGTGTGTCACTCTCCTTTCCCGCCATTTGGTCAGGTtaatgaatgaacggcaaagccctCACCATTGTCAATTCAAGCTCGTTTGATGGAATTGTCTCGGATTGTGGccgctaaaacactgaaaaatgcaatatattaaagttcacacggcaaccaggtggacaatcagacatagtttgatgctactctggtttgcagatttaatgaatgtaactgaagaagttacaattcataaacccaacgtttcgacactcctgtctacTGCCTTCATCATgcaggggtgatctaaacgctgcaacatgaggtccttttatatgatcactaataaGCGGCCTTTTTggggtgggataattctaaaattatcaccgcTAATCGGCGTtgccaccagcgcctttgttgGAGGCCTGGCATAGTAACTCCGCCgacgctcctttaaatcgtgacgatggcggtttgcttccttATGCCTATGGCggggtctatgaattgtaacttcttcagttacattcattaaatctgcaaaccagagtagcatcaaactatgtctgactgaaaaatccgtatcgcttacagacagtgacgttcaaacttttctataaggggaagaaaaccaatatatgaaatgaaaaacCGGAAGTTGCGTATCTTGTTGCTTTACTAAAGGCATTTCACGTGGCTGAAAACGAAAATCAAcagctggaagatttgccacaggtCGATTTTCGCTGTGCatcagaaatatttcttctgtcggcaaggacaaagtcaataacaTAGTTTCTCGTGCACTTTAAGGATACTTCCTCATTAAAAAATAACGtcagtatctcgtgcatttttGGATTTACTTGCACTCGATTATTAGATTAGTATTTGGCACATTTTAAGGATTCTCTGTCATGCTACTGTTGCGTTTTTATCTCGCAAAGTATTAGGATTACTTCATTCGTAAGCTACGTTATTATATTGCGCATTTTTAGaatcttttcatttgattgttgtGTTTGTATCTCGTACACTCTTAGGATTCTATTTCATTAGACGGAAACGAAAGTATTTCTCGTACATTTAAGATTCGCTTTTTTACTGGATTTTCACGTTAATATCTAACGTAATTTAAGATACTCTTTCATGTTCAAGTCACGTTTGTATCTAGTGCGTTTTTTTGGACTGTCTTAAAGTATCTCGTGCACGTTTtggattctctttcattcgacTAGTTTCCAGGACACTCAACATCATCTATGCGTGATCTCAGTTGTAATCTTATGGAACACCAAGTATGGTGAGTAGTGGCGTGcgcaaagaaaagtttttaatgaAGTCAGCAATTTTCAATATTGAAGCATATGGAAACTATTGAATTACTTGCACTCTGTTGGTTTTTCGGGCAAAATGTGAAATcagccagtcaatcagtcacAATAAGTTAAAAAGACGATAAACTGGGCAACTTTTGGAAATCTGGAGACTAGTTTACCATTTAAAGATTCTTCAAGatctaaaattgtttttaacaagCGGATTAGATAGGGAGATTCAATAAAGTGTTTGATGTTTAAATATTGAGTTGAATTTTCACGATTGATGGTAAAATCCATCCTTTTTTACAGCTTACAGATTAAAGTTTAACCGTCAGCCAACATGCACTTTGACTGGTCACGGGTAAACATCACTGACACCCTCTTCATAGACTACCTTAAACGGAAGGGGAGGCTTTACAGTTGAACATGGGTTTAAAACACTTTTGACCAATTCTCTAAACTAAGTAAAAAGGAGATAGAACCGAAGTGAATTATAGAGTTGAATGTCCTTTATGTAACTTCTAAACTTTATCTTCAATGCACGGGTACTTCTGTACTAGATAAGACAAACTGTGTCGCTTGTcccaatatttttatttaaataggAAGTTTTCTTTAGATCTCAATCATTACTTGTGCTGTTTCTAAATATGCCCACTCGTATCGAGAACGTGCATGGTAAAGTTCGTTAGATTCTCAAGATAATGCGGAAGTACCAATAAAAACGATTTTGTATGaatcaaataacaataatttcacTCCCAACAGAAATTATATCAATTTATATTTTCCATATTTATATATCCACTATCTCAAAACGTTAGACAAgcaatgaacattttttttgggAGTGATTTTTCATAAACGCTAAATTAAACGCTAGGGGAACTCCTAATTTCCAGGGCCTCCGAACGGAAGGCTTATTGAAGAGAAGATTTTTAGTAAGTTAAAAAGGAGATTATTAGAGAGGGGTCTTGCCATGTTGGAAATAGAGGGAGGGGAAGCTTGCCAGAGAGGGAGAAGAGGCATTAATGCAAGGGGGCTTGCCAAAGAGGAAGGGGGTGGAGGGATTAATGTAGAAGGGGCCTATCAAAGAGGGAGGACGAGGGCTATTGCAGAGGAGGCTTCAGGAGAGGGACGAGGGGGATTTTACATAGGGGGCTTGTCAGCAGGGGGAGGAAGGAGCTTATTGGAGAGGTGGCTTGTCAGAGAAAGGGAAGGGGATTGCTGGAAAGTTTTCCAGGGTCAAAATGCCTGATGTGtttcttttctgaattttcGCCTAGATTTAATTAATTCTGTCGACAGTATGCCTTTCTTTGGGACAAAAAAACTGTGATATCTAATTAGGAAACAAGAGATAATAAGGGGTTTACCCTGAGGGAAACTAACACAAGCTTTCAATGACACGAATGTTTTGTTCTAAGGTGCAAACCAGCCCAAATGAATATCAATATCACAACTGTTTTAGAGTTTTTGTTCTGGAAAGGGGGGACCTCAAGCTTCTTGTAAACTTAAAGTTCCAGACAGGGGGCTTTATCGGGGGGGGAGAGACTTATTTTATACATGAGGAGTTGTTTTCTAGTAGACCTCTCAAACACTGCGCATTAAGTTCACACATAAATCGATCATTAGTGTACTCTTAAACTTACACAAAAAGCACGACAAAGATGACTACAAAGTATATGCTGAAATAAGAGAGGCTAAATCCAAAAAGTGACGAATTTGTCGATTTAAATAAGCCACATTCATATTAATACAAATGTACTAAACTCATGCCATGAAATTTATAATCATTTGGCTgtcaaaataaatcaatctAGTCTTAGATCAGAAAAATGTATAGCTATGCACGAAAAACGGAATATTAGAAAAGTTTACATTAGCCCACTGTTAATCacagtttaaaaacatttaactAATCAACTACACGAGAAGGaaatttatatgtatatttataataaaggtcggatataacgcgcgctgtcattggctgaaagagcgtgctctatgagagtatagagtatagagctgagctaaagccgtcacgccatctgccaaattgtactatgttcgaccttttccgggacttctttttagcttttttccgataatggaaagtgaaatttcggaacaagcgagccggcaagtagcaacagaagaaccaaacaaatgtttgtaaacataccaggcaccgtgatttacgttattaaaacgtgagcagatacgaaaatcctcaaaggaaaaataaaatagacattccgagttttaaagattttcacgctcagttagattgcaagcttacgtacggtaataaaaatcaaacacagctaacactcgtatagtatataaagttcagtgttcaaaaacaaaacagagcaaaacagaaatgatgaaaaatataaccaatctggcataactgttaaaattcatattaatcatgacggtgtctgagcgaatatgattatgctgaagtccatcgcggctcgctcatcatggcgatctccggtcatcaaggtaaagcaagcctcagaaactacgtcggccgcccttcgagtgaaaaaataagagcttgctctgatatcctttccgatgcattgagtggaaagtcacatcagtcactgcagccgagttttgcggcgctgtcatcccgagcgatcttcatgttccggtgaattcgtctgtcgttcattcaaaaacactcgccttgaacagtttgttttctaccttgtcatgtcAAAAActtcgcgtgtttttatgagccataattcagCTGAATTTCACTGcaaatttcacttcaagattctgtattagagacttaaaaacttcaggcaaaagtgttaaattcggcctgccgaactatttcagttggtaaactatcgcagaatttgaactttgattgtttttgaactatgatggtttgacacttttgacagctttagtcttgtacagccaatcagattattttaaccattctaacagggattataattggcttattgtagcgtgctttatgagagtatagagcatgctgacgacactgttgttcgctttggaagtaaagtttgttttgaaaattgaaagtaattcttggagaatttaatggattctttactacgtctcgtgtttctccctacacttctttcgtgctctagccgcttcctgcgtgctttataacagaacagagcacagtc
This is a stretch of genomic DNA from Pocillopora verrucosa isolate sample1 chromosome 12, ASM3666991v2, whole genome shotgun sequence. It encodes these proteins:
- the LOC131798509 gene encoding uncharacterized protein, whose amino-acid sequence is MTPGEPEGLYKGLRDSTEEQRSSDLQRPRELMGKRSTWVEFYRDVAFCASMRSKDPILQVGCVIVHPKSLRILSAGYNGFPPGTPNEDKYWNKEAKHDFVVHAEANAVLLAGQADLEGSIAFVTMFPCLECAKMLIAKGVRKVYYLSSKDKYQKESTPILEAAKVEVVPIKRGEDSTLKDFEEDLIHKVRFVLGQNTTPGEPKGVYKALWDSTEELRRNDIKSPWQRELMDKILLDKWIDFFQFLALIASTRALKNHQGAILIDFETLKTLALSYNGYPRGVSNDEADDSMQVSALTNAVCLRFSEGRNFIAFSTHFPKLHEVKNLAQAKIKRLYFIWPMAFEGDDEKALQIMKDAGMEVVPMDVPDLTKLEKAIKETIGGLKKAEGRNELPFSDWLKSTWTEYDLQPERVGQVEQVGQVWACHLL